One part of the Dermacentor andersoni chromosome 2, qqDerAnde1_hic_scaffold, whole genome shotgun sequence genome encodes these proteins:
- the LOC126540605 gene encoding very long chain fatty acid elongase AAEL008004-like → MTSSTLALVDDGSGVWLPTRDHRTVGWPLTGNPLPVVVITAAYLYFVKVAGPRWMSSRKPFDLKAFIFVYNLSAALFSAYFVCRFVKLAYWDLGYTFLQDLDISDSPATLEIVHLSWWFYMFKVCELADTVFFVLRKNNHQVSTLHVVHHLMVTWNMWLNLTYGAQSHEMFIMCMNTFVHVFMYTYYFLAALGPAYRHLLWWKKYMTMIQISQFVLLLAHAVGMVFAKGNYVRLFAWLELAEAILFLVWFVVFYIQAYSKKKP, encoded by the coding sequence ATGACTTCGTCTACGCTGGCCCTCGTTGACGATGGCAGTGGCGTGTGGCTGCCGACACGCGACCACCGGACCGTAGGTTGGCCGCTGACTGGCAATCCACTCCCAGTAGTAGTGATCACGGCTGCGTACTTGTACTTCGTTAAGGTGGCCGGTCCCCGTTGGATGTCCAGCCGTAAGCCCTTTGATCTTAAGGCCTTCATCTTCGTCTACAACCTGTCAGCCGCCCTCTTCAGTGCCTATTTTGTGTGCCGCTTCGTGAAGCTCGCGTACTGGGACCTTGGCTACACCTTCCTACAGGACCTCGACATCTCCGACTCTCCGGCGACCCTCGAGATCGTGCATTTGTCGTGGTGGTTCTACATGTTCAAGGTATGCGAGCTCGCCGACACCGTGTTCTTTGTGCTGCGAAAGAATAACCACCAGGTCAGCACGCTGCACGTCGTACACCACCTGATGGTCACCTGGAACATGTGGCTGAATTTGACCTACGGCGCCCAGTCGCATGAAATGTTCATCATGTGCATGAACACGTTTGTGCACGTGTTCATGTACACGTACTACTTCCTCGCGGCGCTTGGTCCAGCCTACAGGCACCTGCTCTGGTGGAAGAAGTACATGACCATGATACAGATCTCGCAGTTCGTCCTCCTGTTGGCGCACGCCGTCGGCATGGTGTTCGCTAAAGGAAATTACGTGCGCCTCTTCGCGTGGCTTGAGCTGGCGGAGGCAATCCTGTTCTTAGTGTGGTTTGTGGTCTTTTACATTCAAGCTTACTCAAAAAAGAAGCCCTAG